The following coding sequences are from one Primulina eburnea isolate SZY01 chromosome 15, ASM2296580v1, whole genome shotgun sequence window:
- the LOC140814563 gene encoding protein WHAT'S THIS FACTOR 1 homolog, chloroplastic: MALHQLHTKITKNTFISHFSTSFLITKIPKKFKKKRKQKESPRTKLVQTRPNILPHFENILQRDAHYRFLTKTKDYLSKQPHHVLLLDEAGKLHQQLGFPRGRKVLKSIQRHPVIFETYRHTDDKMWFGFTDFMDDLLSTEHDLVNELEQQRVDVVRKLLMMSTNRRIPLSKIYHNRLLFGIPEDFRDRIGKYSDQFRVVVEDDGKRILELLRWDNSLAVSSLEKKFLVDEEKVKKAFKFPIKHGRALELDLETQRKLNMLNTLPLVSPYSDGSKLDLWTLEAEKYRLGIIHEFLSLTLEKRAYIHNIVEFKEELNLTKHVYHMLQKQRQTFYLAGTEMNWCVFLKDAYTDNGMLIDKDPQVLFNEKLYKYADMKELDAGKDVKD, encoded by the coding sequence ATGGCCCTTCACCAGCTCCACACCAAAATCACAAAAAATACATTCATCTCCCATTTTTCTACCTCATTCCTCATAACCAAAATCCCTAAGAAATTCAAGAAGAAACGTAAGCAAAAGGAGAGTCCACGAACTAAACTTGTTCAAACCCGACCTAATATCCTTCCTCATTTCGAAAACATCCTTCAGAGAGACGCCCACTACAGATTCCTCACTAAAACTAAAGATTACCTCTCTAAACAGCCCCATCATGTCCTCCTTCTAGACGAAGCAGGAAAACTCCACCAGCAGCTTGGATTCCCTCGTGGCCGCAAAGTTTTGAAGTCCATTCAGCGTCACCCTGTCATATTCGAAACCTATCGGCATACCGACGATAAAATGTGGTTTGGATTTACAGATTTCATGGATGATTTGCTGTCTACTGAAcatgatttagtaaatgaattAGAGCAACAAAGGGTAGATGTTGTGAGGAAGCTACTCATGATGTCTACAAATAGGAGGATCCCTTTGAGTAAAATATATCACAACAGGCTTTTGTTTGGCATCCCTGAAGATTTCAGGGATAGGATAGGGAAGTATTCTGACCAATTTAGGGTAGTGGTCGAGGATGATGGAAAGAGAATCCTTGAGCTATTGCGTTGGGATAATTCGTTAGCGGTGAGTTCTTTGGAAAAGAAATTCCTAGTTGATGAGGAAAAGGTTAAAAAGGCATTTAAATTTCCGATCAAACATGGAAGGGCTTTGGAGTTGGATCTTGAGACTCAGAGAAAGTTAAACATGTTAAACACATTACCTTTAGTGTCACCGTATTCTGATGGGAGTAAGTTGGATTTATGGACACTGGAAGCAGAGAAGTATAGATTGGGAATCATTCACGAGTTTTTGAGTTTGACATTGGAGAAAAGGGCATACATACATAACATCGTGGAGTTCAAGGAGGAGCTTAATTTAACAAAACATGTATATCATATGCTTCAGAAGCAGAGGCAGACCTTTTATTTGGCGGGTACTGAGATGAATTGGTGTGTGTTTTTGAAGGACGCTTATACTGATAATGGAATGCTGATCGATAAAGACCCACAGGTTTTGTTTAACGAAAAACTTTATAAATATGCGGACATGAAAGAACTGGATGCTGGTAAAGATGTAAAAGACTGA